A single genomic interval of Blochmannia endosymbiont of Camponotus sp. C-003 harbors:
- the aroK gene encoding shikimate kinase AroK encodes MFKKNNVFLIGPMGAGKSTIGRQLASQLNMEFFDSDQEIETRTGANISWVFDVEGEAKFRDREEKIIDELTKKQGIVLATGGGSVKSYITRNNLSDRGLVVYLQTTIDKQLMRTQHDKRRPLLKSPSVSKNTRALLEVLAKERNPLYEEIADISISTNEQNIRSVVNKIIALRAQSGI; translated from the coding sequence ATGTTTAAAAAAAATAATGTTTTTTTAATTGGCCCTATGGGAGCTGGAAAAAGTACCATTGGGCGTCAACTAGCAAGTCAATTAAATATGGAATTTTTTGATTCTGATCAAGAAATTGAGACTCGTACCGGAGCAAATATTAGTTGGGTCTTTGACGTAGAAGGAGAAGCTAAATTTCGTGATCGTGAAGAAAAAATCATCGATGAATTAACGAAAAAACAGGGAATTGTATTAGCTACTGGAGGTGGTTCTGTCAAGTCTTACATAACACGAAATAATCTTTCCGATCGTGGATTAGTAGTATACTTACAAACAACTATTGACAAACAATTAATGCGAACACAACATGATAAAAGGCGTCCATTGCTAAAATCACCATCGGTGTCAAAAAATACTCGCGCATTATTAGAAGTGTTAGCAAAAGAGCGTAATCCGCTATACGAAGAAATTGCAGATATAAGCATCTCTACTAACGAACAAAATATCAGGAGTGTTGTTAATAAAATTATTGCTCTTCGCGCCCAAAGTGGTATATGA